In Fervidobacterium sp., a single window of DNA contains:
- a CDS encoding NADP-dependent malic enzyme codes for MDSIELHRMLEGKYRISPTIEVTDENLKFLYTPGVAEVAKICAEDNLNTFIYTRRKKAIAVISDGSAVLGLGNIGPYGALPVMEGKAILFKQFGDLEAFPICLSTQDTNKIVEIVMALEPSFGGINLEDISAPRCFEILNKLDEKMNIPVFHDDQQGTAVVVVAGLINALKLAQKRIDEVKIVVNGIGAAGYSIVKLLLEFGARHIVPCDINGIINEDNALHKYHKEIAQILGTKQTTGDLKEAIKDADVFIGVSKGNLLTGEDVKAMNKRPIIFALANPIPEILPDIAYENGAFIVATGRSDFPNQVNNLIAFPGIMKAAVEKQKKITKAVLIRAAEIISYVIEPERNCILPKATDRRVHDELYYGLKEYFENY; via the coding sequence ATGGATTCGATAGAATTGCATCGTATGTTGGAAGGCAAATATAGAATTTCACCCACTATTGAAGTTACGGACGAAAATCTAAAATTTCTTTATACACCAGGAGTGGCCGAAGTAGCGAAGATATGTGCTGAAGACAATCTAAATACTTTTATTTACACAAGAAGAAAAAAAGCCATCGCAGTAATCAGTGATGGTAGTGCTGTGCTTGGACTTGGAAATATAGGACCATATGGTGCATTACCTGTAATGGAAGGAAAGGCTATACTATTTAAACAATTTGGTGATTTGGAAGCATTTCCAATATGCTTATCTACACAGGATACAAATAAGATAGTAGAAATTGTTATGGCACTTGAACCATCTTTTGGTGGGATAAACCTTGAAGATATATCCGCTCCAAGATGTTTTGAAATATTGAACAAATTAGATGAAAAAATGAACATTCCTGTTTTCCACGATGATCAACAAGGAACGGCAGTAGTTGTAGTTGCTGGGTTAATAAACGCACTCAAATTGGCTCAAAAGAGAATAGATGAGGTTAAGATAGTTGTAAATGGTATAGGGGCTGCTGGGTATAGTATTGTTAAACTACTCTTAGAGTTTGGAGCAAGACATATTGTACCTTGTGATATCAATGGTATAATAAACGAAGATAACGCTCTTCATAAGTATCACAAAGAGATAGCTCAAATACTTGGGACTAAACAGACGACAGGGGATTTAAAAGAAGCAATCAAAGATGCTGACGTGTTCATAGGTGTTTCAAAGGGAAATTTATTAACTGGTGAAGACGTAAAAGCAATGAACAAACGACCAATTATTTTTGCTCTTGCAAATCCAATTCCTGAGATACTTCCTGACATAGCTTATGAAAATGGCGCATTTATAGTTGCAACTGGGCGTTCGGATTTTCCAAATCAAGTGAATAATCTTATAGCTTTTCCTGGTATAATGAAGGCAGCGGTTGAAAAACAAAAAAAGATTACAAAAGCTGTTCTTATAAGAGCAGCCGAAATAATTTCATATGTCATTGAGCCAGAAAGGAATTGTATACTACCAAAAGCTACAGATAGACGCGTTCATGATGAATTATATTATGGTCTAAAAGAATATTTTGAAAACTATTAA
- a CDS encoding DUF554 domain-containing protein produces MGRLIPALVNSLAVFVGSLIGMFFKKGISEKYRKILFFAVGLSTLGIGIKMTLNVNSFLIVLFSMAVGGFTGEMLNIEGKLKGIGDRIKEGEFSTGFVTSSLLFLVGPMTIVGSITAGLRNDGTIIYTKSLLDFVSSIVLASTYGVGVLISALSVLFVQGSITLLANALTFLTSPEYINDLVAVGGLMVIGIGLRILEIKDTKVGNFLPALIIQPILVALSMFLKK; encoded by the coding sequence GTGGGTAGACTGATTCCAGCATTGGTGAACTCCCTTGCTGTTTTCGTAGGTAGCCTGATTGGAATGTTTTTTAAAAAAGGAATTTCAGAAAAATACAGAAAAATACTATTTTTTGCTGTTGGGTTGTCAACACTTGGTATTGGGATAAAGATGACTTTAAATGTAAACAGCTTCTTAATAGTTTTGTTTTCTATGGCAGTTGGTGGATTTACTGGAGAAATGCTAAACATAGAAGGAAAGCTCAAGGGTATTGGAGATAGGATAAAAGAAGGGGAGTTCTCGACTGGATTTGTAACATCTTCACTCTTATTTTTGGTTGGTCCAATGACAATTGTTGGTTCTATAACAGCCGGTTTAAGAAACGATGGGACAATAATCTACACAAAATCCTTGTTAGATTTTGTATCATCAATAGTACTTGCCTCCACATACGGTGTAGGAGTTCTCATTTCAGCACTTAGCGTCTTGTTTGTACAAGGAAGTATTACTTTACTTGCAAATGCACTGACATTTTTAACATCTCCTGAGTATATTAATGACCTTGTAGCTGTTGGTGGATTAATGGTGATAGGTATAGGTCTAAGAATATTGGAGATAAAAGACACAAAAGTAGGTAATTTTTTACCAGCGCTTATTATACAACCTATTTTAGTCGCATTAAGTATGTTTTTAAAAAAATAA
- a CDS encoding class II SORL domain-containing protein, with product MLGEYIKSGDFKGEKHVPVIEAPDVVKKGEWFEVAVCVGKEIPHPNLVEHYIAWIELYAMPEGAPYILRIGRYEFSPTLEEPFVKTKIKLEKNSKLIALSYCNIHGLWEGAKEIKVEE from the coding sequence ATGCTCGGTGAGTACATTAAGAGTGGGGATTTCAAAGGTGAAAAACATGTTCCAGTAATAGAAGCACCGGACGTTGTTAAAAAAGGAGAATGGTTTGAGGTCGCGGTATGTGTAGGGAAAGAAATTCCGCATCCAAATCTTGTAGAACACTACATAGCATGGATTGAACTTTACGCGATGCCAGAGGGAGCTCCATATATCTTAAGAATAGGTAGATATGAGTTTTCACCAACTTTGGAAGAACCATTTGTAAAAACTAAAATAAAACTTGAGAAAAACTCAAAATTAATAGCACTTTCCTATTGTAACATCCACGGTTTGTGGGAAGGTGCAAAGGAGATAAAAGTAGAAGAATAA
- a CDS encoding rubrerythrin family protein, with protein sequence MRDMTKKFLEDAFAGESMAHMKYLIFSEEAEKKGLKNLANVFKAIAYAEFVHAKNHFKALKKLGDTTDNIQSCIAGETFEIQEMYPVYNETAKFQGEKEAQITTHYALEAEKIHAEMYKKALNLVNEGKDYDAEKIYICPVCGYTAENVAPDKCPVCGAPKSAFVEF encoded by the coding sequence ATGCGTGATATGACCAAAAAGTTTTTGGAAGATGCTTTTGCGGGAGAGTCGATGGCACATATGAAGTATCTTATATTTTCTGAAGAAGCGGAAAAGAAGGGATTAAAGAATCTTGCAAATGTTTTTAAAGCTATTGCTTACGCAGAGTTTGTGCACGCTAAGAATCACTTCAAAGCATTGAAGAAACTTGGAGACACAACTGATAATATTCAATCTTGTATTGCAGGGGAGACTTTTGAAATCCAGGAAATGTATCCGGTTTACAATGAAACAGCCAAGTTCCAAGGTGAAAAGGAAGCACAGATTACTACACATTATGCGCTTGAAGCAGAGAAGATTCACGCAGAAATGTACAAGAAAGCTCTTAATTTAGTTAACGAAGGAAAAGACTACGACGCAGAAAAGATTTACATTTGCCCTGTTTGTGGCTACACAGCTGAAAATGTTGCACCGGATAAGTGTCCTGTTTGTGGAGCACCAAAATCGGCCTTTGTAGAATTTTAG
- a CDS encoding transcriptional repressor, whose translation MSLNVKELLRERGIKPTVHRVEILEYLLESYEHPTADEIYEHFKKEEKLAVLSRATVYNTLKALAEAGIISVIITPDAVRYDFIRKNHHHFYCTNCKTVYDVELDVALPEVKSVDNHEVHHVQLTLVGVCSKCLNKR comes from the coding sequence GTGAGTCTAAACGTTAAGGAACTGCTGAGAGAAAGAGGTATTAAACCAACCGTTCACAGGGTGGAGATTTTAGAGTATTTACTTGAGAGTTATGAGCATCCAACAGCTGATGAGATTTATGAGCATTTCAAGAAAGAAGAGAAGTTAGCTGTTTTATCAAGGGCGACCGTTTACAATACTCTTAAGGCTCTTGCAGAGGCTGGTATAATTTCTGTTATAATCACTCCGGATGCTGTGAGATACGACTTTATAAGAAAAAACCACCATCACTTTTATTGTACAAATTGCAAGACAGTCTACGATGTTGAGCTTGATGTTGCTTTACCAGAGGTCAAATCGGTTGATAATCACGAAGTTCACCATGTTCAACTTACTTTAGTTGGTGTATGTTCTAAGTGTTTGAATAAAAGATAA